A part of Caretta caretta isolate rCarCar2 chromosome 1, rCarCar1.hap1, whole genome shotgun sequence genomic DNA contains:
- the LOC125626694 gene encoding olfactory receptor 52P1-like, whose amino-acid sequence MASFNLTPSDPSTFILMGIPGLEAAHILISIPLSMFYIISLLGNFMVLFVVGKEQTLHKPMYLLLCMLELTDISTSTSVVPKALCIFWFNLKGITVDGCLTQMFFLDVFSVMHSSILVTMAFDRYVAICNPLRYSTILTNARIAKLGLVGLIRAVLFILPLPLLLKRQPFCTNRIIPHTYCEHIAVAKISCGDITVNKMYGLVIAVTVIGLDLMLIALSYGLVIRAILRISTKKAHQKALNTCTAHICVILMSYTPSLFSKLTHRFSQGIAPHVHIILANLYLLIPPMLNPIIYGIKTKELRDKVVKYICRR is encoded by the coding sequence ATGGCATCTTTCAACCTCACCCCCTCTGACCCTTCAACATTCATCCTTATGGGCATCCCTGGCCTGGAAGCTGCGCATATCCTGATTTCTATCCCTTTGTCTATGTTCTACATTATCAGCCTGTTGGGAAATTTCATGGTTCTGTTTgttgtagggaaagaacagacCCTGCACAAGCCAATGtacctgctgctctgcatgctggagCTCACAGACATCAGCACTTCTACCTCCGTTGTGCCTAAGGCACTGTGTATATTTTGGTTCAATCTGAAAGGCATTACTGTGGATGgttgcctcacccagatgttcttcctTGATGTGTTTTCTGTTATGCACTCATCTATCCTTGTGACAATGGCCTTCGATCGCTACgttgccatatgtaaccctctgagatacTCCACCATCCTCACCAACGCACGAATAGCTAAGCTAGGGCTCGTGGGTTTgataagagctgttctcttcattctgcccctgcccctgctcctgaagAGGCAGCCATTCTGCACCAACCGCATTATCCCCCACACATACTGCGAGCACATAGCTGTGGCAAAGATATCCTGTGGGGACATCACAGTCAACAAGATGTATGGCTTGGTGATAGCAGTTACAGTTATCGGGTTAGACCTGATGCTCATTGCCCTGTCCTATGGTCTCGTCATCAGGGCCATCCTCAGAATCTCCACCAAGAAAGCCCACCAGAAAGCCCTCAACACCTGTACAGCCCACATCTGTGTGATTCTGATGTCTTAtactccctccctcttctccaaGTTGACACACCGGTTCAGTCAGGGCATCGCTCCCCATGTCCACATCATCTTGGCCAACCTCTATCTCCTCATTCCCCCCATGCTCAATCCTATCATTTATGGGATCAAAACCAAAGAGCTTCGTGACAAAGTGGTCAAGTACATCTGCAGAAGGTGA